aaaaaacattaaaccatGTTCtataatagttaaaaataaaaataaaaacaaagaaatgtaatCCAATATAAATTGaccatatatcaaagaataagAATAAATAGGTCAActaattttctaatattttaatcatatgatatgatatataaatatattatgaattatatttgtgtttgtctcAAACGAGACTTCAAGAACTTATGTTTTCGTTCCGTCCCGTTTctattttaggaatataaaaTTTTTCCCATATCGGAAATGTATCATATTGCAACAGGCCATTACAAATGGGTATAAGATAAAATGgaacacaaaagaacaaaacatgaaTTACGCTCgctcctaaatttttttatttgtttctaacaagTTTTAATCAGATTTTAATCAGGTAAGGAACACATAAtctggaaaataaaattattagctAAACTATTCCTGATAAAATACAGGACAAGAATTATGGGTAATACAAATTTAAGCAGGATATATACGGATCAGACATAATTTTTAGTCATGTGGATTACGTGGAACAGATTTTCCATTGGTCATAATGCTTTTATCCATTGCAAAGTAGGTATAGCGGACCGGTTTGACCTTTTTGACAACTACATATTGGTCATCCGGttcatgaatattttatttgttaaactaaaatatacaattttaaatgaaaaattattattaaaattatagttttgaGATGGAAAAATACGACATATGCGGGATATGACGGAGTTTCTGCCCTATAGACATACTatctttctcttactatttttttaaaaaataattgtctttactgataacaaaaacaaatttgatgattctttttatctaaatcaaattaaaaaacaaatcaaatattaatttagtacgagtttggattatgaatgttaataaaatTCTTAATAAACGTTTACATACATAACCCACATGTAcatactaaattataaatatgttagtaaacttagttttttaaatcaatcccgcacgtgcgggtccgaatctagtagTAATTTATGTAGCAATCAGAAAATCTTAGCTTCCTGGTACTGCAGGAAAACATTTACAGTTATCATGGAAACTCACttcttcaagaaaaaaaaaacactccataaaaaaaaaccccctATTTACAAAAAGAACACACCAAAATTAAACCATTCATattcaccaaaccaaaccaatcagATATGTTTAACTCTTATCTTATAAGTTCTTAGCTTCTTTGCCTTTTTAGATCCTTAACAAGTTCGTCAACAAGATCAGCCATGATCATGCCTTCAACTTCTCTCCCCAATACATTAACTTCTTCACCAATCAAACCACTCCATGGAAACCTATCCATGTCCCAACCAATGATCCCATCCAATGAACAAAAAGGTTTCTCTGGCTGAGAATATAAATACTCGGACATGATCCTCCATGTTGATTCCAACAGGTATTTACCTCGTATAGTCGTCGATTCAGACAAAGACGAACTCATAAGTTTTCTCTTGAACCCTGACTTTGTCAATGGTCCGAGCACCACCGTGAGCACTTCATTCAGAAGATCAAACAATATGTTATGATTTTCTTCACTTAGAGTACTCTCTTCGGCATCGTCGTCTTCTTGATTAATCTGATTGCTTCTTTTCTTAAGATTCTCTTTAGTTTCTTCGAGAACAGACCTTTTAATAAGCTTTGCTAATGGATCCCATCTAGACAATGATATATCTGATGTACCTTCATATAAACCAGAAGCCACAAGAAGATCTCTCACAAATGCTTTGTCTGGATTTCCTAAATCAACTATGGTCTCAATGTCTTGAATCGGTTCTTCATCCACTGGCGTTCGCACTTGTACATCGGATTCAAGCTCATTTATCTGTCTTCTTAGTTCTGaatcagaagaaacagagaatgaGAAACATTTCAAGATAGTGTGTGAAACATTTCAAGAAAATGGTGAAAAACtttgtttatagttttcttacCAGTTAGATTGGAACTGATGTCTCTGAAGACTTGAGGCATACCGTTCTCATCCGATACAGTCACGTCAGGTGTTGAAACTTGGCTGAGATAATCCACATTTCTCCAGAACTCGTCTGGTGTACTGCTGCAGACTGATGCAGGGCTTGGAGGCACTTCTGTTGAGTTCTCCTGAGAAAGACACAACTTGTCTTAATTTAGATTATAAGGACCAAGaaattgaacatatatatatacagaagaGAGAGTTAAGAAGTTCTTACATTTCGATCATAAAAGTTGTTAAACTTGGATCCTGTCACGAAATCTTTGATCGATTCATCCTCAAAACTGTTTGATTCGATCATTGAACGTATCTTTTTACCAAAGATTCTTCCTCTAAGAGTTGATCTAAAGCTTGAAACTTTTTTCCTGAGATTGAATCTTTCTTTCCTCCTGATCGGATCCACAACAACtggttttgtttctgattctgtTTCTTCTCGCTCTGTTATTGTAGCCTCATGCTTTCTCATGATCTGTGCGCCTGTCAAAACATGCCGGTCCTCTAACAGAAGCTTACCAAACGACATCCCTGAGACTGGAGCAGATAGTGATCTTTTGAGATTTCTTGGTGATGAAGAATCTTTCTTAGGAACATCTCTGTTAGTTCTAGAGTCTTCTTGATTGATTTCATCAAGTTGCTTCGCTGCATCCGACACGGTAGGTCGCAAACGGCTACTACATTTGATCATAGAATCATCGGAAGGACTCATCTCGTTTCTCAAAACATTATTCAATCTCTCTGCCAAGAGTTTTCTAGTATCTCTACTTATAAACTCAGTAGGAGAGTCTGGTGCATTGCACTGAACCTCACTATTGCCGTATGGTCTCATCGGTTCAGACCTCGGAGAAGGTCTTTCGCTGAAAGGAGTCTCGATTCCGCTTCCTCTCACCGATGAACTTCTCTTGAGAGCTGCTTTTCCTTGAAGCTCACCTTTTAACCTCTCTTTAACTTCCTCAAGAAACTCTTCGATGCTGCTTCCTCTGCTTCCTTCCATTGTCGTCCCTGAAGAAGTAGTCAACGAATCTTCGTAATCATACGCTCTATGAAGACCAGGTCTCAGAACCACAATCCTAGTTGGAGCAGTTCTATCTGACTTCAAGTTAAAATCCCGACCAAAGCTTCTAGTTCTAGTGAAAAGCCTCTCTTTATCATCCCGAGCCCCCACGCAACCCGAATCAACGATTCTTGAACAATCTTGAAACCTTTTATCAGCTTGCCAAGCTTCAAACTCTCTTCTGAATCTTTGAAGCTCCTCTTCTTGAGGATGTTCACGACGCATTGGTGTCTCCATCACATCTAACGCAGTCACCGTCGAGGAAGACAACCTCCcttttctactttttcttcctcctcctttctCATTATCAAACCGATGATCCGCTTTACTCTGACGAGGAGGATAGATCCAAGGGGATGACTTAGCAGTAGAATCCAAAGGAAGTGCATCCATTCCCATCAGCTTAGCTACAAGACTAGGAGTGTTGTTGTGTTTATCGTTGGAACGTTTTTTAGAAAGCTCAtcgatgatcttcttcttcattgattcCTCAATCGGGTAACAACTTCTCTCGTACCATTCCTCTTCCTCTAATTTATCACTCTTCTTTtgttaccaaaagaaaaaagtcaaaaacattaaatcatattaccaaaaaaaaaattatgtttttcaatttcagatattaaaaaaaataacaaaagttgaGTTCGTTATTTAATTTACCGGTTTAACTTTCTCGTTATGGTATGACTGAAAGTTATCGACTTGTAGCTCGAAACTATTCCTCGGAGCTTCCAGAT
The Camelina sativa cultivar DH55 chromosome 15, Cs, whole genome shotgun sequence DNA segment above includes these coding regions:
- the LOC104747577 gene encoding uncharacterized protein LOC104747577 isoform X1, coding for MGGLLHLFDFHNNSFSRKVFSHHKSRDEDLEAPRNSFELQVDNFQSYHNEKVKPKSDKLEEEEWYERSCYPIEESMKKKIIDELSKKRSNDKHNNTPSLVAKLMGMDALPLDSTAKSSPWIYPPRQSKADHRFDNEKGGGRKSRKGRLSSSTVTALDVMETPMRREHPQEEELQRFRREFEAWQADKRFQDCSRIVDSGCVGARDDKERLFTRTRSFGRDFNLKSDRTAPTRIVVLRPGLHRAYDYEDSLTTSSGTTMEGSRGSSIEEFLEEVKERLKGELQGKAALKRSSSVRGSGIETPFSERPSPRSEPMRPYGNSEVQCNAPDSPTEFISRDTRKLLAERLNNVLRNEMSPSDDSMIKCSSRLRPTVSDAAKQLDEINQEDSRTNRDVPKKDSSSPRNLKRSLSAPVSGMSFGKLLLEDRHVLTGAQIMRKHEATITEREETESETKPVVVDPIRRKERFNLRKKVSSFRSTLRGRIFGKKIRSMIESNSFEDESIKDFVTGSKFNNFYDRNENSTEVPPSPASVCSSTPDEFWRNVDYLSQVSTPDVTVSDENGMPQVFRDISSNLTELRRQINELESDVQVRTPVDEEPIQDIETIVDLGNPDKAFVRDLLVASGLYEGTSDISLSRWDPLAKLIKRSVLEETKENLKKRSNQINQEDDDAEESTLSEENHNILFDLLNEVLTVVLGPLTKSGFKRKLMSSSLSESTTIRGKYLLESTWRIMSEYLYSQPEKPFCSLDGIIGWDMDRFPWSGLIGEEVNVLGREVEGMIMADLVDELVKDLKRQRS
- the LOC104747577 gene encoding uncharacterized protein LOC104747577 isoform X2; translated protein: MGGLLHLFDFHNNSFSRKVFSHHKSRDEDLEAPRNSFELQVDNFQSYHNEKVKPSDKLEEEEWYERSCYPIEESMKKKIIDELSKKRSNDKHNNTPSLVAKLMGMDALPLDSTAKSSPWIYPPRQSKADHRFDNEKGGGRKSRKGRLSSSTVTALDVMETPMRREHPQEEELQRFRREFEAWQADKRFQDCSRIVDSGCVGARDDKERLFTRTRSFGRDFNLKSDRTAPTRIVVLRPGLHRAYDYEDSLTTSSGTTMEGSRGSSIEEFLEEVKERLKGELQGKAALKRSSSVRGSGIETPFSERPSPRSEPMRPYGNSEVQCNAPDSPTEFISRDTRKLLAERLNNVLRNEMSPSDDSMIKCSSRLRPTVSDAAKQLDEINQEDSRTNRDVPKKDSSSPRNLKRSLSAPVSGMSFGKLLLEDRHVLTGAQIMRKHEATITEREETESETKPVVVDPIRRKERFNLRKKVSSFRSTLRGRIFGKKIRSMIESNSFEDESIKDFVTGSKFNNFYDRNENSTEVPPSPASVCSSTPDEFWRNVDYLSQVSTPDVTVSDENGMPQVFRDISSNLTELRRQINELESDVQVRTPVDEEPIQDIETIVDLGNPDKAFVRDLLVASGLYEGTSDISLSRWDPLAKLIKRSVLEETKENLKKRSNQINQEDDDAEESTLSEENHNILFDLLNEVLTVVLGPLTKSGFKRKLMSSSLSESTTIRGKYLLESTWRIMSEYLYSQPEKPFCSLDGIIGWDMDRFPWSGLIGEEVNVLGREVEGMIMADLVDELVKDLKRQRS